A genomic region of Azoarcus sp. KH32C contains the following coding sequences:
- a CDS encoding DUF485 domain-containing protein has product MQNDLVTKIVANPKYQQLVSTRSSYGWVLTIIMLIVYYGYIAVIAFDKGMLAKRLGEGVMTVGIPVGLGVILFTILITGLYVRRANSEFDALTQEIVKESGK; this is encoded by the coding sequence ATGCAAAACGATCTGGTGACGAAAATTGTCGCCAACCCGAAATACCAGCAGCTTGTAAGCACCCGCTCGTCTTACGGCTGGGTACTGACGATCATCATGCTGATCGTCTACTACGGCTACATCGCGGTCATCGCGTTCGACAAGGGCATGCTGGCAAAACGGCTTGGCGAAGGCGTGATGACCGTCGGGATTCCCGTCGGCTTGGGCGTGATTCTGTTCACGATCCTGATCACCGGCCTCTACGTCCGCCGCGCGAACTCCGAGTTCGACGCGCTGACCCAGGAAATCGTCAAGGAGAGCGGCAAATGA
- a CDS encoding cation acetate symporter has translation MIGRYKHIGGGLALALLSAAALAAGADLGQAEKQATNWTAITMFGAFVIFTLFITKWAAAKTKSAADFYTAGGGITGFQNGLAIAGDYMSAASFLGISAAVMANGYDGLIYSIGFLVGWPVITFLMAEKLRNLGKFTFADVAAYRFKQTPIRAFAASGTLVVVAFYLIAQMVGAGQLIKLLFGLEYWMAVVIVGALMMVYVLFGGMTATTWVQIIKACLLLAGASFMAFMVMYQYGFSPEQLFAAATKVKAGVAIEAGKTPEEASIIGQAIMGPGSFIKDPISAISFGMALMFGTAGLPHILMRFFTVPDAKQARKSVFWATTWIGYFYILTFIIGFGAIVLVSTNPQFLDAKKALLGGGNMAAIHLANAVGGNVFLGFISAVAFATILAVVAGLTLSGASAVSHDLYATVFKKGNADSASELRVSRMTTVALGIIAVVLGIAFEKQNIAFMVSLAFAIAASANFPVLFMSVLWKNCTTRGACIGGFLGLITAVVLTIVSPSVWEATLGNPKGSAWFPYTSPALFSMAAGFIGIWLFSILDNSARAAEDRAGYLAQKVRSETGIGAEGASGH, from the coding sequence ATGATTGGTCGCTATAAGCACATCGGCGGCGGGCTCGCCCTCGCCCTGCTGTCGGCTGCAGCCCTCGCTGCCGGCGCCGATCTCGGCCAGGCCGAGAAGCAGGCTACGAACTGGACGGCCATCACCATGTTCGGCGCGTTCGTCATCTTCACGCTGTTCATCACCAAGTGGGCGGCGGCCAAGACCAAGTCGGCTGCCGACTTCTACACTGCCGGCGGCGGCATCACCGGCTTCCAGAACGGTTTGGCGATCGCCGGCGACTACATGTCGGCTGCGTCCTTCCTCGGGATTTCGGCCGCGGTGATGGCCAACGGCTACGACGGCCTGATCTACTCGATCGGCTTCCTCGTCGGCTGGCCGGTGATCACCTTCCTGATGGCCGAAAAGCTGCGCAACCTCGGCAAGTTCACCTTCGCCGACGTTGCAGCGTACCGCTTCAAGCAGACCCCGATCCGCGCCTTCGCGGCTTCGGGTACGCTGGTCGTCGTGGCCTTCTACCTGATCGCCCAGATGGTCGGCGCCGGTCAGCTGATCAAGCTGCTCTTCGGCCTCGAATACTGGATGGCGGTGGTCATCGTCGGCGCGCTGATGATGGTCTACGTGCTGTTCGGCGGCATGACGGCGACGACCTGGGTGCAGATCATCAAGGCCTGCCTGCTGCTCGCCGGTGCGTCCTTCATGGCCTTCATGGTGATGTATCAGTACGGCTTCTCGCCCGAGCAGTTGTTCGCGGCGGCAACCAAGGTCAAGGCGGGTGTCGCGATCGAAGCAGGCAAGACCCCTGAGGAGGCGAGCATCATCGGTCAGGCGATCATGGGGCCAGGGTCCTTCATCAAGGATCCGATCTCGGCGATCTCGTTCGGCATGGCGCTGATGTTCGGTACCGCCGGCCTGCCGCACATCCTGATGCGCTTCTTCACGGTGCCGGATGCCAAGCAAGCCCGCAAGTCGGTGTTCTGGGCGACCACCTGGATCGGCTACTTCTACATCCTGACCTTCATCATCGGCTTCGGCGCGATCGTGCTGGTCTCGACCAACCCGCAGTTCCTTGATGCGAAGAAGGCGCTGCTCGGCGGCGGCAACATGGCGGCTATCCACCTCGCCAACGCCGTCGGCGGCAACGTGTTCCTCGGCTTCATCTCCGCGGTGGCGTTCGCGACGATTCTCGCAGTGGTCGCAGGTCTGACCCTGTCGGGCGCATCGGCCGTGTCGCACGACCTGTACGCGACGGTGTTCAAGAAGGGTAATGCCGATTCGGCTTCGGAGCTGCGCGTGTCGCGGATGACCACCGTTGCGCTCGGCATCATTGCGGTGGTGCTGGGTATTGCCTTCGAGAAGCAGAACATCGCCTTCATGGTGTCCCTGGCCTTCGCGATCGCCGCTTCGGCCAACTTCCCGGTGCTGTTCATGTCGGTGCTGTGGAAGAACTGCACGACGCGTGGTGCCTGCATCGGGGGCTTCCTCGGGCTGATCACCGCGGTGGTGCTGACCATCGTGTCGCCGTCGGTCTGGGAAGCGACCCTCGGCAACCCGAAGGGCTCGGCCTGGTTCCCCTACACCTCGCCCGCGCTGTTCTCGATGGCCGCCGGCTTCATCGGCATCTGGCTGTTCTCGATCCTCGACAACAGCGCCCGTGCGGCCGAAGACCGTGCCGGCTACCTCGCGCAGAAGGTGCGTTCGGAAACGGGTATCGGCGCAGAAGGTGCGTCGGGCCACTAA